AAGTATTCAGCAGACGTCGATATTCTTCAGGTCGGCGATCGGCGAACAGATCGTTCCGTGCTGTCGCCGTCTTGTCGCGCGCTGTTGCGATGTCTACGTCAACAACTGTGACCAGCTCTTCATCCGCCCCGGCTTGAGCTAACAACTCCCCTTTGGGATCGGCAATAGTAGACAGCCCGGTGAAAGTCAAATCGTCCTCGGTTCCGATTCGATTGGCCGTTACGATATAAACGTGGTTGGTCAGCGCATGAATCGGAATTGCCCGCTGGCAGAGGCCGGGAATAATCAGATTCGACGGGTGACAGATCACATCGGCGCCGTCAAGGGCCAGTATCCTCCATACTTCCGGGAAGAACCAGTCAAAGCAAATCGCCATCCCGACTCGGGCTAGGCCGATATCAAAAACGGGCAGACCTGAATCGCCCGGCTGGAAGATGTCCTTTTCGTTCATGAACAAATGCATCTTGCGGTACTTACCGACAACGCCCTCCGGACCTACCAGGACAGAGCTGTTGAACAACTTGTCACCATCGCGCTCGTTGACCCCGCACACGAGGTGCATCTGTTGTTTTCGACAAAGCTCTGCCAGGCTTTCGACGAAGACGCTATTTGCGACTTCTTCGGATGTTTCCCATGCTTGTTCTTTTGAGACAAAGTTGTATCCACTGTTGGCAAGTTCCGGCAAGACCAACAGGTCGGCTTCCGGCCCCTCGCGTACCAGCCTGTCGACGTTCGTCAGATTGGCTTGGGGTTCACCCAACAGAGGACAAAACTGTGCGAATCCGATTTTCAACTGGGCTATCTCCTTTGCAGGTCAGGACTGTGCGCTGCAACTCGACCACCGACAATATAGCGCCGGAATTCTGCCCTGGACAGGCAAATAGTGGCCGGCGGTGAGTTGGAAACCGGTTTCACAAGAGAAACCAATTTAGCATGA
This genomic window from Candidatus Zixiibacteriota bacterium contains:
- a CDS encoding carbon-nitrogen hydrolase is translated as MKIGFAQFCPLLGEPQANLTNVDRLVREGPEADLLVLPELANSGYNFVSKEQAWETSEEVANSVFVESLAELCRKQQMHLVCGVNERDGDKLFNSSVLVGPEGVVGKYRKMHLFMNEKDIFQPGDSGLPVFDIGLARVGMAICFDWFFPEVWRILALDGADVICHPSNLIIPGLCQRAIPIHALTNHVYIVTANRIGTEDDLTFTGLSTIADPKGELLAQAGADEELVTVVDVDIATARDKTATARNDLFADRRPEEYRRLLNT